In the genome of Myxococcus stipitatus, one region contains:
- a CDS encoding DUF2380 domain-containing protein: MGDPDMELGVLRMTGPKLQATMFGTLLLATWVDFLQLSAAIIKHCFACSDEKLFVDLHRVQQLMEPTMKDLESLDPERVEAAATAMPELMGKLTREYAALQAQTRESMRMGEKMLTAAQVLEMVSMISTLKMSLPRLPPAAPVTLGMSLAMGSGGVMMGSRIVVSAEWVEMMRRLVQAGVISLPAVNAAIRIHGGQVMMAQAYQDLPQGVRDALGDSPEVRGMHVTGKAGAGMSEAPKHHVMPKEHREWFEQRGFRGDLDIDQFCVRLEKSHHEAIHGGGNWKLGRTWPGEWNRMIMRTLRAAEAKTGRMLNRNEILTIVGDNMKEYRVPLEFVTGRSR, from the coding sequence ATGGGCGACCCGGACATGGAGCTGGGCGTGCTTCGGATGACGGGCCCCAAGCTCCAGGCCACGATGTTCGGGACCCTACTGCTCGCCACCTGGGTGGACTTCCTTCAGCTCTCGGCCGCCATCATCAAGCACTGCTTCGCATGCAGCGACGAGAAGCTGTTCGTGGACCTTCATCGGGTGCAGCAACTGATGGAGCCCACGATGAAGGACCTTGAGTCGCTCGACCCGGAGCGAGTGGAGGCCGCTGCCACGGCGATGCCTGAGTTGATGGGGAAGCTGACCCGGGAGTATGCCGCGCTCCAAGCGCAGACCCGCGAGAGCATGCGGATGGGGGAGAAGATGCTCACGGCGGCGCAGGTGCTGGAGATGGTGTCCATGATCTCCACGCTGAAGATGTCGCTCCCCCGGCTGCCTCCAGCCGCACCGGTGACACTCGGCATGAGCCTCGCGATGGGTTCGGGCGGCGTCATGATGGGCTCACGAATCGTCGTCTCCGCGGAGTGGGTGGAGATGATGCGAAGGCTTGTGCAGGCCGGGGTCATCTCCCTTCCAGCCGTCAACGCGGCCATCCGCATCCACGGCGGACAGGTGATGATGGCGCAGGCGTATCAGGACTTGCCCCAGGGCGTGCGTGACGCGCTGGGGGACAGTCCGGAAGTGAGGGGGATGCATGTGACGGGGAAGGCAGGGGCGGGCATGTCGGAGGCCCCGAAGCACCACGTCATGCCGAAGGAGCACCGGGAGTGGTTCGAGCAGCGCGGCTTCAGGGGCGACCTGGACATCGACCAGTTCTGTGTCCGCCTGGAGAAGTCCCACCACGAGGCGATTCACGGAGGGGGGAACTGGAAGCTGGGACGCACATGGCCCGGTGAGTGGAATCGGATGATCATGCGTACATTGAGGGCGGCCGAGGCTAAGACAGGTCGGATGCTGAATCGGAACGAGATCCTGACCATCGTTGGGGACAACATGAAGGAGTACAGAGTTCCGCTGGAGTTCGTCACCGGGAGAAGCCGATGA
- a CDS encoding NUDIX hydrolase, which translates to MSDGDAWQGNIKARLYERARERGYESITSFANDRPTASLVALAEELGREDVAGVQVLSAMLYEAEQRRQVMRFVRDILVRMLSQSLPEGWPTVLDDASRFQIARALGRWTGYTPETHQKQVDRAGDSLLANPPPAGWRPLGPDDELLRTLLPDDEV; encoded by the coding sequence ATGAGCGACGGAGATGCGTGGCAGGGCAACATCAAGGCCCGCCTGTACGAACGAGCGCGAGAGCGTGGCTACGAGTCAATTACCTCCTTCGCAAACGACCGTCCCACTGCCTCGTTGGTGGCCCTAGCCGAAGAGCTGGGCCGCGAAGACGTCGCAGGGGTACAGGTTCTAAGTGCCATGCTCTATGAGGCGGAACAGCGCAGACAGGTCATGCGCTTTGTTCGCGACATCCTTGTGCGCATGTTGTCCCAGAGTCTTCCGGAGGGGTGGCCGACCGTATTGGACGATGCGAGCCGATTCCAGATTGCTAGGGCTCTGGGCCGTTGGACGGGATACACCCCCGAGACTCACCAGAAACAAGTTGATCGGGCGGGGGACTCGCTTCTCGCCAATCCGCCCCCCGCTGGTTGGCGCCCGCTCGGACCTGACGACGAACTTCTCCGGACGCTCCTGCCGGACGACGAAGTCTGA
- a CDS encoding polysaccharide deacetylase family protein yields the protein MLNYAWRDYGVRVGIWRLMEVMQKYGVKGTVALNSDAIQHYPRIIEAGIQLGWEWMGHGKTNSILLPQHSPEEERKHIFSVVETITKSTGKAPRGWLGPALSESLHTLDYLAEAGIQYVADWVNDEQPYPMRVKTGQMLSVPYALELNDFGAFLVHGQSGEGFARTIIDQFDTLYEDGAKTGRVMAIALHPFLIGHPHRSKYFAQALAHITSRKDVWVTTGGEIADWYNKTILNR from the coding sequence GTGCTGAATTATGCTTGGCGGGATTACGGCGTCCGCGTGGGCATCTGGCGCCTGATGGAGGTGATGCAGAAGTATGGCGTGAAGGGCACCGTGGCGCTCAACTCGGACGCCATCCAGCATTACCCTCGCATCATCGAGGCGGGAATCCAGCTGGGCTGGGAATGGATGGGCCATGGAAAAACCAACTCCATCCTGCTCCCGCAGCATTCACCCGAGGAGGAGCGCAAGCACATCTTCTCCGTGGTGGAGACCATCACGAAGAGCACCGGCAAGGCGCCTCGAGGGTGGCTCGGGCCAGCGCTCAGTGAGTCACTCCACACGCTGGACTACCTGGCCGAGGCGGGCATCCAGTACGTCGCGGACTGGGTGAACGACGAGCAGCCCTACCCGATGCGAGTGAAGACGGGCCAGATGCTGTCGGTACCGTACGCGCTGGAGCTCAACGACTTCGGCGCCTTCCTGGTGCATGGGCAGAGCGGAGAAGGCTTCGCGAGGACCATCATCGACCAGTTTGACACCCTCTACGAGGACGGTGCGAAGACGGGCCGCGTGATGGCCATCGCCCTGCATCCGTTCCTGATTGGGCATCCGCACCGCAGCAAGTACTTCGCCCAGGCGCTCGCCCACATCACGTCGCGCAAGGACGTATGGGTGACCACCGGTGGAGAGATTGCGGACTGGTACAACAAGACCATCCTCAATCGCTGA